In Acidobacteriota bacterium, the genomic window TGCGCCTTCTGCCATCAGCGTTTGGACAACAGCGTCACGCCGGTGTTCCCCGGCCACTCGGCTTGCATAGAATGTCACGCAAAAGATTTTACAAATACATCGAGTCAAATGTGCGTCGTATGTCACAAGGCTCCAGTTGACGCTCAAGGGACAAGAATAAGTTTTCCGGGGAAGATGAGTGAGTTCGGCGTCAAAGGGTTCTCGCACAAACAGCACATGGACCCGAAGAAGATGGCTGGCGAGACTGAGACTCCGAAGTGCAGCACCTGCCATCAGTCTACCGAACGTGCCGCGGCGAGTTTTCCGAATCATCAGCAGTGCTATAGCTGCCATGTTCATCAAACAAATCAGAAGTTCGGCGAGTGCGGGGTCTGTCACGCCGACACAAAGCTCGCTTTGAAGTTCACAAGGGGTACCGGGTCGGCATTGGGCTTATATAATTTCAAGCACGGGCCTCATACGAAGAAGGCAAGTTGCGATAGATGCCATCACCAGATCGAAACCGCGCCGAAACAGGTGCGCGCTGATATTCAGACGATCAGCGCCGGGCGAGGTCAGCGTCATACCTCGGCCTGTTGGAGCTGCCACGTTCAGGCTAAAGAGTCTGTTTGCACGAAGTGTCACCGCGGTTCCCTGCCGTTTTCCTTTTAGGTTGCACTGTAAGGGCGGCGCTCCGTGACCGCCCCTTCTTGCCGAGATGGTTTCTCCTGCGAAA contains:
- a CDS encoding cytochrome c3 family protein; translated protein: MRNDTTRRLKLIITCAAAILVIGGLACKSSKQPTANKAAETPQPAPQTAAPSPFDVKESVVIERTSPFNHTRAEHQTKTKDCAFCHQRLDNSVTPVFPGHSACIECHAKDFTNTSSQMCVVCHKAPVDAQGTRISFPGKMSEFGVKGFSHKQHMDPKKMAGETETPKCSTCHQSTERAAASFPNHQQCYSCHVHQTNQKFGECGVCHADTKLALKFTRGTGSALGLYNFKHGPHTKKASCDRCHHQIETAPKQVRADIQTISAGRGQRHTSACWSCHVQAKESVCTKCHRGSLPFSF